In a genomic window of Myxococcales bacterium:
- a CDS encoding DUF3060 domain-containing protein, whose amino-acid sequence MTRFALALVLALVPAVALADAPDHVINNSAKTVTVACGDGGRVVVNGSTNVVTVTGGCAKVVVNGSSNTVAIDAADKIAITGSSNKVTYKKGHTRKAPKITQLGSGNQVARVK is encoded by the coding sequence ATGACCAGGTTCGCCCTCGCCCTCGTCCTCGCGCTGGTGCCCGCCGTCGCGCTCGCCGACGCGCCCGATCACGTGATCAACAACTCGGCGAAGACCGTCACCGTCGCTTGCGGTGACGGTGGCCGCGTCGTGGTCAACGGCTCGACCAACGTCGTGACCGTCACCGGCGGCTGCGCCAAGGTCGTCGTCAACGGCAGCAGCAACACCGTCGCCATCGACGCCGCCGACAAGATCGCGATCACCGGCAGCAGCAACAAGGTGACCTACAAGAAGGGCCACACCCGCAAGGCGCCCAAGATCACGCAGCTCGGCAGCGGCAACCAGGTCGCGCGGGTCAAGTAG